A single genomic interval of Selenobaculum gibii harbors:
- a CDS encoding DUF2586 domain-containing protein, with the protein MALSNVNINIINGGLGIQPGTGTGIICKVGVSSLGKENQIMSFTDKDQIKGTIGTGPLSNAIADSLMGGAETIYAVRAAATIDGTFSAIKSVKSGTGNITVSGKPLDAYQVIILVTDTGTLNSAAFQYSTDNGNSYSRRITVPVTGIYELSGTGLVLAFSAGNEDVENSFIANDKYSFTTEAPTASIASINEAIDILLDTNLTYEGIHICGESEKSLWVALATRALEAETKFRYIYFLAEAKSSSEKDINEWMTKRVNESSTFASDRVGVCSAFAKLTDSLTGNIVERNMAGVIAGRISTLKVQESAGKVILGSLPGVVSLLPSGINDGHIEALDTARYITARRYEGLNGFYITEFRLMAEAVSDYQYGEYRRVMDKACKLVRTAGLKFKNYEASDEGIKALQAHLNQPLSIMKGAKEITDGSVTIPAGQDILATSRIRVKIGVQPIGIMRNIDIEIGLVNPFLTGGTE; encoded by the coding sequence ATGGCTCTTTCAAATGTAAATATCAATATAATCAATGGTGGGCTAGGTATTCAGCCTGGTACTGGTACAGGCATTATTTGCAAAGTTGGAGTAAGTAGTCTGGGAAAAGAAAATCAGATTATGTCTTTTACGGATAAAGACCAAATAAAAGGTACAATTGGGACTGGCCCGCTTTCTAATGCAATTGCGGATAGCTTAATGGGAGGCGCAGAAACAATCTATGCGGTAAGAGCAGCAGCAACAATTGATGGCACTTTCTCTGCAATTAAATCAGTGAAATCAGGAACTGGAAATATCACAGTAAGCGGAAAACCGTTAGATGCGTATCAGGTAATTATCTTAGTTACTGATACAGGCACTTTAAATAGTGCAGCATTTCAATATTCAACAGATAATGGTAATTCATATTCAAGACGGATTACCGTTCCGGTTACAGGAATCTATGAATTAAGTGGGACAGGGTTAGTTTTGGCTTTTAGTGCCGGAAATGAAGACGTAGAAAATTCATTTATCGCCAATGACAAGTATAGTTTTACAACAGAAGCACCAACAGCAAGTATTGCATCTATCAATGAGGCAATAGACATCTTGCTAGATACTAATTTGACTTATGAAGGTATACATATTTGTGGTGAATCAGAAAAATCTTTATGGGTTGCTTTAGCTACGAGAGCTTTAGAAGCAGAAACAAAATTTAGATATATTTACTTTTTAGCTGAAGCTAAAAGCTCCAGTGAAAAAGATATTAATGAGTGGATGACTAAACGAGTGAATGAATCATCAACTTTTGCAAGTGATCGGGTTGGAGTTTGCAGTGCATTTGCGAAACTGACGGATTCTTTGACAGGAAATATTGTTGAAAGAAATATGGCGGGGGTTATTGCAGGGCGCATTAGCACTTTAAAAGTACAAGAATCTGCGGGTAAAGTTATACTCGGAAGTTTGCCTGGTGTAGTTAGCTTGCTTCCGTCAGGTATCAATGACGGTCATATTGAAGCACTAGATACAGCAAGATATATAACAGCGAGACGGTACGAAGGGCTCAATGGTTTTTATATTACGGAGTTTCGGTTAATGGCGGAAGCTGTTAGTGATTATCAATATGGTGAATATCGCCGTGTAATGGATAAAGCCTGTAAACTTGTCCGCACTGCCGGGTTAAAGTTTAAAAATTATGAGGCAAGTGATGAGGGGATAAAAGCCCTGCAAGCGCATTTAAATCAACCGTTATCAATTATGAAAGGTGCAAAGGAAATAACGGATGGGTCTGTTACTATTCCAGCGGGACAAGATATTTTAGCAACTTCGAGAATTAGGGTGAAAATTGGCGTACAACCGATTGGAATCATGCGTAATATTGACATTGAAATTGGATTAGTAAATCCGTTTTTAACAGGAGGGACAGAGTAA
- a CDS encoding phage virion morphogenesis protein codes for MSGVKIEGDWSKFEQHLNKMINLNFTSIHEEIGEALVSSTQKRFEDEKSPDGKSWEKSIRAKEESGQTLTDSSRLKTSITYKAKPEGVAVGTNVKYASVHQDGMTIKAKGKFLKFAVGKGFAQVKQVKIPARPFIGISSDDQTEIKAIVTQHIKEALK; via the coding sequence ATGAGTGGTGTGAAAATTGAGGGTGATTGGTCAAAGTTTGAACAGCATTTAAATAAAATGATAAATTTAAACTTTACTTCAATACATGAGGAGATTGGCGAAGCTTTGGTATCTTCTACGCAGAAGCGATTTGAAGATGAAAAATCCCCTGATGGGAAGTCGTGGGAAAAATCTATTCGTGCCAAAGAGGAAAGCGGTCAAACGCTAACTGATAGCTCTAGGTTAAAAACATCCATCACTTATAAAGCAAAACCAGAGGGCGTTGCAGTAGGAACAAATGTTAAATATGCAAGTGTGCATCAAGATGGTATGACGATTAAGGCAAAAGGCAAATTCTTAAAATTTGCCGTGGGGAAGGGATTTGCACAAGTAAAGCAGGTGAAAATCCCTGCACGTCCTTTTATCGGGATATCCAGTGATGATCAAACCGAAATAAAGGCAATTGTCACTCAGCATATTAAGGAGGCTTTGAAATGA
- a CDS encoding gp436 family protein: MYCTLEDLTKQLPVETILSLTSTEDDEIDTEVTDKAILDAGAEIDGYAAKQYKVPFKNVPAVIRKFAVDIALYNLFSRRGFSEDTQDEVIILRYKAAIKFLENLAKGIVQIGAAEVGESATTNMSQLTAATIKNEARIFTRTKMRGY; the protein is encoded by the coding sequence ATGTATTGCACACTGGAGGACTTAACAAAGCAATTACCGGTAGAAACGATTTTAAGCCTAACATCTACAGAGGATGATGAAATTGATACAGAGGTTACCGATAAAGCAATTTTAGATGCAGGGGCTGAAATTGATGGTTATGCAGCAAAACAATATAAAGTTCCATTTAAAAATGTTCCTGCGGTAATTCGTAAATTTGCTGTAGATATTGCACTTTATAATCTTTTTTCCAGGCGTGGCTTTTCAGAAGATACACAAGATGAAGTTATTATTTTAAGGTATAAGGCAGCAATTAAATTCTTGGAAAATCTAGCAAAAGGGATTGTGCAGATTGGAGCAGCAGAAGTTGGAGAGTCAGCTACAACTAATATGAGTCAATTAACAGCTGCTACGATTAAAAACGAAGCACGTATATTTACTAGAACGAAAATGCGAGGCTATTAA
- a CDS encoding Mu-like prophage major head subunit gpT family protein, whose translation MLVSSNALAGIYTSFRVLFNKAFQGSQPKWQQIAMSVPSSAKEETYAWLGSFPRMREWVGDRTINKLLAHGYTVKNKDFEATVSISRNDIEDDTYGIYAPMIEEMGRSAAILPDDIIFTLLQKGFMEKCYDGKPYFDSNHSDDGRLKQSNLGTQKLSFESYAAARMKMMSLTDGAKKPLGIVPNLLVIPPQLEEKGRKILKASNFVDKVGENDVLVENIYKDSAELLVVPELASSPTAWFLLDTSRAIKPLVYQERKKPEFITINDPHSENVFMRKEYMYGVDARGNGGYGLWQLAFGSTGASA comes from the coding sequence ATGTTAGTTAGTTCAAATGCGTTAGCAGGAATTTATACAAGTTTTCGGGTGCTTTTTAATAAGGCTTTTCAAGGGTCACAACCTAAATGGCAACAGATTGCAATGAGTGTACCATCTTCGGCAAAGGAAGAAACTTATGCATGGCTTGGCAGTTTTCCGCGAATGCGGGAGTGGGTTGGAGACAGAACGATTAATAAGTTATTGGCACATGGCTATACAGTGAAAAATAAAGATTTTGAAGCAACGGTATCAATCTCCAGAAACGATATCGAAGATGATACTTATGGTATTTATGCTCCTATGATTGAAGAAATGGGCAGAAGTGCAGCGATTTTACCGGATGATATTATTTTTACGTTACTTCAAAAAGGTTTTATGGAAAAGTGCTATGATGGTAAACCTTATTTCGATAGTAATCATTCAGATGATGGCAGATTGAAACAATCCAACTTAGGAACACAAAAATTGTCATTTGAAAGTTATGCTGCTGCAAGAATGAAAATGATGTCTTTGACGGATGGTGCGAAGAAACCACTTGGTATTGTACCGAATCTTTTAGTTATTCCACCACAACTTGAAGAAAAGGGCAGAAAAATTTTAAAAGCAAGTAATTTTGTGGATAAAGTTGGCGAAAATGATGTATTGGTAGAAAACATCTATAAAGATAGTGCAGAGCTTTTAGTTGTGCCTGAACTTGCATCATCGCCTACAGCATGGTTTTTACTTGATACGTCAAGAGCAATTAAGCCACTCGTGTATCAGGAACGTAAAAAACCAGAATTTATTACGATTAATGACCCTCATAGTGAAAATGTATTTATGCGTAAGGAATATATGTATGGCGTTGATGCACGAGGTAATGGTGGATATGGACTTTGGCAGCTTGCCTTTGGCTCTACTGGTGCAAGTGCATAG
- a CDS encoding phage protease, with product MKKKNQYIIIACSLDGISNKEIQLLPFGKVKSKKGCFEVDALSIKSILDAFSKEKNDLVIDYEHQTLKDVIAPAAGWIKELVDKGEAGLWGKVEWTDKAATFIRNKEYQYLSPVILLNKEKRAIGLHSAALTNTPAIDGMEPIVCKLGLDEEEKEMEEFLKKLAKMLGLAETATEDEITEAITNACSKQSKEIVANKEVLELLGLKEDAKLDEVKGNIIGLKNPSGYVKAEEFKALKEKLELKERDGLVEMALKSGKVAPAQKSWAEEYALKDPVGFNAFLKDAPVVIAFKEIAGGADPKGLDISDEMQLSINKAIGISAEEFKKYSV from the coding sequence TTGAAAAAGAAAAATCAATACATAATTATCGCCTGTAGTTTAGATGGAATTTCAAATAAAGAAATTCAGCTTTTACCCTTTGGTAAAGTTAAAAGTAAAAAAGGCTGCTTTGAAGTAGATGCTTTATCAATAAAAAGTATATTAGATGCTTTTAGTAAAGAAAAAAATGATTTGGTTATTGATTATGAACATCAAACCCTAAAAGATGTGATCGCCCCAGCTGCTGGTTGGATAAAAGAATTAGTTGATAAAGGGGAAGCAGGGCTTTGGGGAAAGGTTGAATGGACGGACAAAGCAGCCACGTTTATTCGAAATAAAGAATACCAGTATTTATCACCGGTGATTTTGTTAAATAAAGAAAAAAGAGCCATAGGTTTACACTCTGCGGCACTTACTAACACTCCTGCAATTGATGGAATGGAGCCGATTGTGTGTAAACTTGGTCTAGATGAGGAGGAGAAAGAAATGGAAGAATTTTTAAAAAAACTTGCTAAGATGTTAGGACTAGCGGAAACAGCTACGGAAGATGAAATCACAGAGGCAATTACAAATGCTTGCAGTAAGCAATCGAAAGAAATTGTTGCTAATAAGGAAGTTTTAGAGCTTTTGGGCTTAAAAGAAGATGCAAAACTAGATGAAGTGAAGGGGAATATTATTGGACTTAAAAATCCAAGTGGCTATGTAAAAGCCGAAGAATTTAAAGCACTTAAAGAAAAGCTTGAATTAAAAGAGCGTGATGGATTAGTCGAAATGGCTTTAAAATCGGGGAAAGTAGCACCAGCCCAAAAATCTTGGGCTGAAGAATACGCTTTAAAAGACCCTGTAGGGTTTAATGCATTTTTAAAAGATGCTCCTGTTGTTATTGCGTTTAAAGAAATTGCAGGTGGTGCAGATCCAAAGGGGTTAGATATATCAGATGAAATGCAATTGTCAATCAATAAGGCAATTGGAATTAGTGCGGAAGAATTTAAAAAGTATAGTGTTTAA
- a CDS encoding phage head morphogenesis protein — translation MDKQVDLEPLSFEEAIEFFKKKIVMEPKAWAWLKDEMKTRAFTVTNVATLDIIQNIYDELLETIENGGTLKEFQNNINTYIEDKGYTGLSAYRTDNIFRTNIQTAYNAGRYKQQMKPLITKNRPIWIYSAVNDSRTRPAHRALHGVARRFDDPFWETWYPPNGYRCRCSVRTASMREVERDGIKVETGDAPDVRSTTDGQVVSITPDIGFDTNPAKGWKLDMSKYDDKLQAAYQEKKNRL, via the coding sequence ATGGATAAGCAAGTTGATTTAGAGCCATTGAGTTTTGAAGAAGCTATTGAATTTTTCAAGAAAAAGATTGTAATGGAGCCAAAAGCTTGGGCGTGGTTAAAGGATGAAATGAAAACGCGAGCGTTCACCGTTACTAATGTTGCAACCTTAGACATTATTCAAAATATCTATGATGAACTTTTAGAAACAATTGAAAACGGTGGCACGTTAAAAGAGTTTCAAAATAACATCAATACGTATATTGAAGATAAAGGATATACAGGATTGTCGGCATATAGAACAGATAACATTTTTAGAACAAATATTCAAACTGCTTATAATGCAGGCAGATATAAGCAACAGATGAAGCCATTGATTACGAAGAATCGACCAATCTGGATATATAGTGCGGTCAATGACAGTCGAACACGTCCGGCACATAGGGCGTTGCATGGTGTAGCAAGAAGATTTGACGATCCTTTTTGGGAAACCTGGTATCCGCCTAATGGGTATCGATGCAGGTGTAGTGTTCGTACAGCTTCCATGCGCGAAGTGGAGCGGGATGGAATAAAAGTTGAAACAGGCGATGCGCCTGATGTCCGTTCTACTACGGATGGACAAGTGGTAAGTATAACTCCAGATATCGGATTTGATACAAATCCAGCAAAAGGATGGAAGCTTGATATGAGTAAATATGATGATAAATTGCAAGCTGCATATCAAGAAAAGAAAAATCGTTTATAA